One Channa argus isolate prfri chromosome 15, Channa argus male v1.0, whole genome shotgun sequence DNA segment encodes these proteins:
- the rab3db gene encoding RAB3D, member RAS oncogene family, b, with translation MASNDSRLQQQPSQKDAADQNFDYMFKLLIIGNSSVGKTSFLFRYADDSFTSAFVSTVGIDFKVKTVFRNDKRIKLQIWDTAGQERYRTITTAYYRGAMGFLLMYDITNQDSFNAVQDWATQIKTYSWDNAQVILVGNKCDLEDDRLVPTEDGQRLAEELGFQFFEASAKDNINVKQVFERLVDVICEKMNESMDGDVNLMSNHRNQGLKDSPAESQGGCGC, from the exons aTGGCATCCAATGACTCAcggctgcagcagcagccctcgCAGAAGGACGCGGCCGACCAGAACTTTGACTACATGTTCAAGCTGCTCATCATCGGCAACAGCAGCGTGGGAAAAACCTCCTTCCTGTTCCGCTACGCCGACGACTCCTTCACCTCTGCGTTCGTCAGCACCGTGGGCATCGACTTCAAGGTCAAAACCGTCTTCCGCAATGACAAGAGGATTAAGTTGCAGATCTGG gATACAGCAGGACAGGAGCGCTACCGGACCATCACCACAGCCTACTACAGAGGAGCCATGGGTTTCCTGCTCATGTATGACATCACCAACCAGGACTCTTTCAATGCGGTGCAGGACTG GGCGACGCAGATCAAGACGTACTCATGGGACAATGCTCAGGTGATCCTGGTGGGAAACAAATGTGACCTGGAGGACGACAGGCTGGTGCCCACAGAGGACGGGCAGCGACTGGCAGAGGAACTAG GGTTCCAGTTTTTCGAAGCCAGTGCGAAGGACAACATCAATGTGAAGCAGGTGTTTGAGCGTCTGGTGGACGTCATCTGTGAGAAGATGAACGAGAGCATGGATGGAGACGTCAACCTCATGTCCAACCACAGGAACCAGGGCCTTAAAGACTCTCCTGCTGAGAGCCAAGGAGGCTGTGGCTGTTAA
- the epor gene encoding erythropoietin receptor has translation MMTCDHLRLVLGFYMMFCAMRTDLMVQGAGGFEKKVSFLLKEEPKDPKCFAEAMTDFTCFWEEDEERAGSLDQYSFTFNYEKENSSRCPLRSLPAAGGKKLYICKMNRTLMFVQMYIQVHREGKLIHKRSLFIDQVFLLDPPANVTVSSTGQQGQLNVSWVPPPLKYMDDSMIYEVSYAVADSHLEQVEVAGASSELILRSLKSGTKYKVRVRVNLDMISYSGYWSAWSDPVFMETLPAGFDPLIISLTLIISFILIVLSLTLLLSHRRFLKKKIWPTIPTPDRKFHGLFTVYSGDFKEWLRQSHGGLWLTPVFTYSEECPSPLEVLSELTQCSSLPPLPLPPKVSRALATDRNKDTVKTGVDENEPLERGDPAAVTDGWRTMPHEPWLIDRLRLLQQLHHVPHSQSSVLESQDAYVTLSTNEYGRQENIDEVPEEDLPLEMLFASKKNVQYESHSDLGSMQQSSGSGRLSTQSSFEYPNQSWMPKGPGYTYMAVADSGVSMDYSPMSRVEDFGKGIIYTNEYKNEIPAFRRPLLQRQLPVHDDG, from the exons ATGATGACATGTGACCACCTGAGACTGGTGTTGGGATTTTACATGATGTTCTGCGCCATGCGAACAGATCTCATGGTCCAGGGCGCCGGGGGCTTCGAGAAGAAAG TATCTTTTTTGCTGAAAGAGGAGCCCAAAGATCCAAAGTGTTTTGCTGAAGCCATGACAGACTTCACGTGCTTCtgggaggaagatgaggaaagAGCTGGTTCCTTGGACCAGTACAGCTTCACATTCAACTACGA GaaggaaaacagcagcagatgcCCACTGAGAAGCCTCCCTGCAGCAGGCGGGAAAAAGCTGTACATCTGCAAGATGAACCGAACCCTGATGTTTGTCCAGATGTACATCCAGGTTCACCGGGAGGGAAAACTGATCCACAAACGCAGCCTCTTCATCGACCAAGTCT TTCTTCTGGACCCCCCTGCTAATGTGACAGTGAGCAGCACTGGGCAGCAGGGCCAGCTCAACGTCAGCTGGGTGCCCCCTCCTCTCAAGTACATGGATGACAGCATGATTTACGAGGTCAGCTATGCTGTGGCAGACAGCCACCTGGAGCAG GTGGAGGTAGCAGGAGCcagctcagagctgatccttcgAAGCCTGAAATCAGGTACAAAGTACAAGGTCAGAGTCCGTGTGAATCTGGATATGATTAGCTACAGTGGCTACTGGAGTGCGTGGAGTGACCCGGTGTTCATGGAAACTCTCCCTGCAG GGTTCGACCCACTCATCATATCTCTGACCCTCATCATCTCTTTCATCCTCATTGTGCTGTCTCTCACTCTGCTCCTGTCCCATCGCAG GTTTCTTAAAAAGAAGATCTGGCCAACAATTCCAACGCCTGACAGAAAGTTCCACGGCCTTTTTACTGTCTACAGTGGAGACTTTAAG GAGTGGTTACGACAGAGCCACGGAGGCTTGTGGTTGACTCCTGTTTTCACCTACTCAGAGGAATGCCCCTCTCCCCTGGAGGTCCTCTCAGAGCTCACCCAGTGCTCCTCACTGCCACCCCTGCCTCTGCCACCCAAGGTCTCCAGAGCTTTAGCCACAGACAGAAATAAGGACACGGTGAAGACTGGTGTGGACGAGAATGAGCCACTGGAAAGGGGAGATCCAGCAGCTGTCACGGACGGGTGGAGAACCATGCCGCACGAGCCCTGGCTGATCGACCGCTTAAGGCTGCTCCAGCAGCTTCACCACGTCCCTCACTCTCAGTCCTCTGTCCTGGAGTCCCAAGATGCGTACGTTACCCTTAGCACCAATGAGTACGGCAGACAGGAGAACATAGATGAAGTTCCCGAGGAGGATTTACCGCTCGAAATGCTCTTTGCCTCCAAAAAGAATGTGCAGTATGAATCTCACTCTGATCTGGGCTCCATGCAGCAGAGCTCTGGATCAGGACGCCTTTCAACCCAGTCCAGCTTCGAGTACCCAAACCAGTCCTGGATGCCAAAAGGCCCTGGGTACACCTACATGGCAGTGGCAGACTCTGGAGTCTCTATGGATTACAGCCCCATGAGTAGAGTAGAGGACTTTGGAAAAGGGATTATCTACACCAACGAGTACAAGAACGAGATCCCCGCTTTCAGAAGACCCTTGCTACAGAGGCAGCTCCCTGTTCATGATGATGGCTAG